The Microcaecilia unicolor chromosome 6, aMicUni1.1, whole genome shotgun sequence genome includes a window with the following:
- the LOC115472234 gene encoding uncharacterized protein LOC115472234, whose protein sequence is MYICDCLTFALPRTLSTGIRLAGWDNQLDLHLIMREVSLHCTSASQTFNSTLQNLISMRKGCDLFGLRGSALLLLHPFLLTVSCEISLSDLQHLTEILKNLDTPNPETIMEVNLISDGDPMTLQFPQGQRESNQLDSTGFPFTSRLKRLVQVLRVARYHQHWDTENGLSMDSATKAQGSKLWPKILLGLGVLFMVTVMVLLFLWNYKCIVIDRFCEQGGEVLTPVLFDAKAIERS, encoded by the exons ATGTATATTTGTGACTGTCTGACCTTTGCTTTACCTCGGACTCTCTCTACGGGAATTAGACTGGCTGGCTGGGATAACCAGCTGGATCTGCACCTGATTATGAGAGAGGTTTCTCTGCATTGCACGTCTGCTTCGCAGACATTTAACTCCACGCTGCAAAATTTGATCAGCATGAGAAAAGGTTGCGATCTGTTTGGATTGCGTGGATCTGCCCTTCTCTTACTGCACCCGTTTCTGCTCACT GTTTCCTGCGAGATCTCGCTATCTGACTTACAGCACCTCACTGAAATTCTTAAAAACCTAGACACTCCAAATCCTGAAACCATAATGGAGGTGAACTTAATTTCTGATGGTGACCCCATGACTCTACAGTTCCCCCAGGGACAGCGAGAATCTAACCAGTTGGACAGCACTGGCTTCCCTTTCACCTCCAGGCTAAAACGTCTGGTGCAGGTACTTAGGGTGGCCAGGTATCACCAGCACTGGGACACGGAGAATGGACTCTCTATGGATTCTGCTACCAAGGCTCAGGGCTCTAAGCTGTGGCCTAAAATACTGCTAGGCCTGGGTGTTTTGTTTATGGTTACTGTCATGGTCCTGTTATTTTTGTGGAATTATAAATGCATTGTGATTGATCGATTCTGTGAGCAAGGTGGGGAGGTGTTGACACCTGTCTTATTTGACGCCAAGGCTATAGAAAGATCCTAA